Proteins from a single region of Sporosarcina sp. P33:
- a CDS encoding membrane dipeptidase, whose product MTVDMKDMIVIDALELSKWDRDFVIMLQKGGVTCVHACVGLWENARETLSKVGEWHRFFKDHSDLILPVKTGADIETAKRTGKLGIILGAQNTSALEDELGLVSVFNELGVKIMQLTYNNQNLIGSSCYEETDPGLSRFGKNVIAEMNRVGMVIDLSHVGTKTSLDTLALSSRPVAITHANPDWIYPSKRNKSEEILSALRENKGVLGVCAYPHLINGAATTLEEFCDMISRTADFMGIDHVGIGTDLTHNMSTDFLAWMRMGRWTHEIDYGAGSKASPGWPDWPEWFQTPDDFPNIADGLEARGMTYEEISKIMGGNWHRFFAEGFKSEKELEKCASLT is encoded by the coding sequence ATGACTGTCGATATGAAAGATATGATTGTAATAGATGCGCTGGAACTCAGTAAATGGGACCGCGATTTCGTTATTATGCTGCAAAAAGGCGGAGTAACATGTGTGCACGCCTGCGTGGGTCTGTGGGAAAATGCGCGTGAAACATTAAGTAAAGTAGGAGAATGGCACCGCTTTTTCAAAGATCACAGCGATTTGATCTTACCTGTAAAAACAGGCGCAGATATTGAAACAGCAAAACGTACAGGCAAACTGGGGATTATCCTGGGAGCGCAGAACACATCAGCTTTAGAAGATGAGCTGGGACTTGTATCTGTATTCAATGAACTGGGCGTAAAAATTATGCAGCTGACATACAACAATCAGAACTTGATCGGCAGCAGCTGTTATGAGGAAACAGATCCGGGTCTTTCACGTTTCGGTAAAAACGTAATAGCGGAAATGAACCGTGTCGGAATGGTAATTGACTTATCACACGTTGGAACAAAAACATCCCTTGATACTTTGGCGCTTTCAAGCCGTCCGGTTGCGATCACACATGCAAATCCTGATTGGATCTATCCTTCAAAACGTAATAAGTCAGAAGAAATTCTGTCTGCGTTACGTGAAAATAAAGGAGTACTTGGTGTTTGTGCGTATCCTCACCTGATTAATGGCGCGGCTACTACTCTTGAGGAATTCTGTGATATGATCTCCCGTACGGCTGATTTCATGGGAATTGATCACGTAGGCATCGGGACAGACTTGACACATAATATGTCTACAGATTTCCTTGCATGGATGCGAATGGGACGCTGGACACATGAAATTGATTACGGTGCAGGTTCCAAAGCGAGCCCGGGATGGCCGGATTGGCCGGAATGGTTCCAGACGCCGGATGACTTCCCGAATATCGCGGATGGTTTGGAAGCCCGCGGCATGACGTATGAAGAGATTTCCAAAATCATGGGCGGTAACTGGCACCGGTTCTTTGCGGAAGGATTTAAGTCAGAGAAGGAGTTGGAGAAATGCGCGTCTCTCACTTAG
- a CDS encoding DUF3726 domain-containing protein, with protein sequence MRVSHLELYTHCKKIFQALGVPYGYAEEGAETVANAEFLGLYGLQQLSDELQDLQGEFEELEILNESDNVTVIDGGKQSGMLLGKACADYVIARLQNQPCAAVCVRDTRPSRVLVQQAMYISRKGLASIIVYKKPSHSSLIISSPNSLFPIMIHKRNNEDIMEGINKELGLTGDSKLKLPAVTTRFCIFGTTNIEQIDELMDRFQDTIDTSYILTTTDDFEQRWESAWQFGTEVNRELWLDLNETGKQILVESTDQSRERGAGELA encoded by the coding sequence ATGCGCGTCTCTCACTTAGAATTATATACTCACTGTAAAAAAATCTTCCAGGCCCTGGGAGTTCCTTACGGCTATGCAGAAGAAGGCGCAGAAACAGTTGCGAATGCAGAATTCCTTGGATTATACGGCCTGCAGCAGCTTTCTGATGAATTGCAGGATTTGCAGGGAGAGTTCGAAGAGCTTGAAATACTGAATGAATCTGATAATGTGACCGTTATAGACGGCGGTAAACAAAGCGGCATGCTGCTCGGAAAAGCGTGTGCAGATTATGTCATTGCCCGTTTGCAGAACCAGCCATGCGCTGCTGTTTGTGTGCGTGACACCAGACCGTCCCGCGTACTTGTGCAGCAGGCGATGTATATATCGCGAAAAGGGCTGGCCAGCATTATTGTATATAAGAAGCCAAGTCATTCTTCACTGATTATTTCATCACCTAATTCATTGTTCCCGATCATGATTCATAAGCGCAATAATGAAGATATCATGGAAGGAATCAATAAGGAGTTAGGGCTGACAGGAGACAGCAAACTGAAGTTGCCAGCAGTGACGACGAGGTTCTGTATATTTGGCACGACCAACATAGAGCAAATCGATGAATTGATGGATAGATTCCAGGACACAATAGACACGTCCTATATTTTGACTACAACAGATGATTTTGAGCAGAGATGGGAATCGGCCTGGCAGTTTGGCACAGAAGTCAACCGCGAACTATGGCTCGATCTCAATGAAACCGGCAAGCAGATATTAGTGGAGTCAACAGATCAATCGCGCGAACGCGGCGCAGGAGAATTGGCGTAA
- a CDS encoding aldehyde dehydrogenase family protein — MMTVTNEVKVLKNYINGEWVETSGTDMLEIKNPANTDELIVKVQQSNADDAQAAIEAAEKAFPEWSKTPSPARGEYLFKIAAIMEEEADEIARVIVKEEGKTYADALKEVNYAAGIVKFYAGEGRRMTGRIVESDMPGVQIELHKEALGVVLVVTPWNFPLSIPAWKIAPAILSGNTVVLKASSETPLTAQKFIEIVERAGVPAGVVNQLVGPGRLVTDMISHPAVKAITFTGSNRVGNLIYKEAAKDMKRVLLEMGGKNPLLVMEDADVDAAVQLAVAGGYGQTGQACTATSRVLVHKDIRQEFTDKLVEASKKIKIGNGMDEGVTMGPQVSEGERQSTLDLIEKAKAEGGEILTGGGIPAFEGSDKGYFVEPTVISGVKTDMTIAQEEVFGPVISIIEIESIDEAIEVANDVAFGLSAAICTRNLTYMNRALNEIQAGIVKVNMTTTGTFFQAPFGGYKQSSTGTYKELGSEAVEFYCQNKTRYINSN; from the coding sequence ATGATGACAGTTACAAACGAAGTAAAAGTATTGAAGAACTATATTAACGGTGAGTGGGTTGAAACTTCTGGAACAGATATGCTTGAAATCAAAAACCCTGCAAACACGGACGAGCTGATCGTAAAGGTGCAGCAGTCCAATGCAGACGATGCGCAGGCAGCAATCGAAGCGGCAGAAAAAGCATTCCCGGAGTGGAGCAAGACACCGTCACCGGCAAGAGGCGAGTATTTATTCAAAATCGCAGCGATCATGGAAGAAGAAGCAGATGAAATCGCACGCGTTATCGTAAAAGAAGAAGGGAAAACATACGCGGATGCGCTAAAAGAAGTAAATTACGCAGCTGGTATCGTCAAGTTCTATGCAGGCGAAGGGCGCCGCATGACGGGACGCATCGTTGAATCGGATATGCCAGGCGTACAAATCGAATTGCATAAAGAAGCACTGGGCGTTGTATTGGTTGTTACACCTTGGAACTTCCCATTATCGATTCCGGCTTGGAAAATTGCTCCGGCCATCCTTAGCGGTAACACAGTTGTATTAAAAGCATCTTCTGAAACACCATTGACTGCACAAAAATTCATTGAAATTGTTGAACGTGCGGGCGTTCCTGCAGGCGTAGTCAACCAATTGGTGGGACCAGGCCGTCTGGTGACAGATATGATCAGCCACCCTGCGGTTAAAGCAATTACGTTCACAGGTTCAAACCGTGTAGGGAACTTAATCTATAAAGAAGCAGCAAAAGATATGAAGCGTGTTCTGCTTGAAATGGGCGGTAAGAACCCATTGCTCGTTATGGAAGATGCAGACGTGGATGCGGCAGTTCAATTAGCGGTCGCAGGCGGATACGGTCAAACTGGCCAGGCATGCACAGCGACGAGCCGTGTGCTTGTGCACAAAGATATTCGTCAGGAATTCACGGATAAACTGGTGGAAGCTTCGAAGAAAATCAAAATCGGTAACGGCATGGATGAAGGCGTAACAATGGGCCCTCAAGTCAGCGAAGGCGAGCGCCAATCCACATTGGATCTGATTGAAAAAGCAAAAGCTGAAGGCGGCGAAATCCTGACAGGCGGAGGAATTCCAGCATTCGAAGGTTCGGATAAAGGATACTTCGTAGAGCCGACAGTAATCAGCGGTGTGAAGACGGACATGACAATCGCGCAAGAAGAAGTATTTGGCCCTGTCATCAGCATCATTGAAATTGAGTCCATCGACGAAGCAATCGAAGTGGCGAATGACGTAGCATTCGGTCTGTCAGCAGCAATTTGCACACGCAACCTGACATATATGAACCGCGCATTGAATGAAATTCAGGCAGGTATCGTCAAAGTGAATATGACAACAACAGGCACGTTCTTCCAGGCGCCATTTGGCGGCTACAAACAGTCAAGTACCGGCACGTATAAAGAGTTGGGCAGCGAAGCAGTTGAATTCTACTGCCAGAATAAAACACGTTACATCAACAGCAACTAA
- a CDS encoding IclR family transcriptional regulator produces the protein MTKTPEVSSTVVRAISVINYLNDVSGPQGVSDISKGLGLSTTIVHRLLTTLKLEGMVFQDPRSKLYSLGTIFIDYANKILTEMPIAPVIEPWLMSLRNDTGETIGFYMPTGHMRVCVLEYESQLEIRRSVGIGKRLPIHVGASGRAILAFQSPELQNRLLSTLPLDERQELERLLEETRNQGYATNEEEITTNVAALSAPVFDKEHRVIGALSVSGPLFRWNRETMEPHIAGLLAATEEITNAL, from the coding sequence ATGACTAAGACACCGGAAGTATCGTCCACTGTAGTGAGGGCAATATCCGTAATCAACTATCTGAATGATGTGTCGGGTCCGCAAGGTGTCAGTGATATCAGTAAAGGTCTCGGTCTGTCGACGACGATCGTTCACCGCCTTCTGACGACGTTGAAACTCGAAGGAATGGTGTTTCAGGATCCCCGATCAAAGCTGTATTCATTGGGCACGATATTTATAGACTATGCCAATAAAATTTTAACAGAAATGCCGATCGCGCCTGTTATCGAACCATGGCTCATGTCATTGCGAAATGATACCGGGGAAACAATAGGCTTTTATATGCCGACGGGCCATATGCGCGTTTGTGTGCTGGAGTATGAAAGTCAGCTGGAAATCAGGCGTTCTGTCGGAATCGGCAAACGGCTGCCGATTCACGTGGGAGCCAGCGGAAGAGCTATTCTTGCGTTCCAGTCCCCTGAATTGCAAAATCGTCTATTGTCCACATTGCCTTTAGATGAGCGTCAAGAATTGGAGCGTCTGCTGGAAGAAACGAGAAACCAAGGCTATGCCACAAATGAAGAAGAAATCACTACAAATGTAGCGGCGTTATCTGCACCGGTTTTTGACAAGGAACACCGTGTAATTGGTGCATTGTCTGTATCAGGTCCATTGTTCAGATGGAATCGGGAGACAATGGAACCTCATATTGCTGGGCTGCTCGCTGCAACAGAAGAAATCACCAATGCATTATGA
- a CDS encoding RidA family protein — protein sequence MRPEDKLKELGLELPEKRAKGGNYISCVRTGNLLFLSGSLSYDVIGKVGDTLTIEEGYAASRQAILFALSTIKEEVGELSNVTKFVKLLGMINTAFDFTGQAKVMNGASDLLVEVFGEEVGAHARTAVGMMLPRGAAVEIDVIVEVK from the coding sequence ATGAGACCAGAGGATAAATTAAAAGAGCTGGGTTTGGAGTTGCCTGAAAAACGTGCAAAAGGAGGAAACTACATCTCTTGTGTACGAACAGGAAATCTGCTATTTTTATCGGGATCACTTTCTTACGATGTAATCGGTAAAGTAGGGGACACGCTGACAATTGAAGAAGGCTATGCAGCTTCAAGACAGGCTATTCTGTTTGCACTTTCCACAATCAAAGAGGAAGTCGGCGAACTGTCGAACGTCACCAAGTTCGTCAAGCTGCTGGGCATGATTAACACGGCTTTTGACTTTACAGGCCAGGCCAAAGTCATGAACGGTGCTTCTGATTTACTGGTGGAAGTATTCGGGGAAGAAGTTGGCGCGCATGCCCGTACGGCAGTGGGGATGATGTTGCCGCGCGGAGCAGCAGTGGAGATTGACGTTATTGTCGAAGTGAAATAA
- a CDS encoding methyl-accepting chemotaxis protein translates to MKKSASLAMKLSGLIIGLFLLLFLVYSIVTSVMLHKQSIQDAEEFALESANKNALVLSAKLSETNEMLRTTRHIIESLQAEGGMQPDEVIQIIKKNLRKNEDATGMAAVINQSAFAEGEVIPKNLLDDNKQFIPYIFKDDEIIGVEPLSGMDDSEANSWYTVPKTENRSILTEPYSYETNGQTILMTTISVPMTDAAGNYFGLLTTDLSIEFLTDVVKTIQPKGGYASIITDGGYITANSLKPELNTTNMADAIDWHAAKSVLDQGELTSMYVDSKSLGESSFNAFAPINLKEINEKWTVQTVTPKSVILETFSAILWITIISAIIIMLLMSAASAAFIYRQLKPLKTLQQSMETAAEGDLTMMVDEERISRDEIGLVSLAYNNMLRRTNEALQTVQQSSGQLSDSSSEVTHAFEELVAANQEVSVATDEIAQGASKQSEDTERTSHRISDLAERMDHLHEMFMTMNQLSLDASNSAENGMNEVKKLRDHNMAANDMNKKVQLQIQTLTSKISSINQVIQTLHDITANTNLLALNASIEAARAGDSGKGFAVVANEVRQLAEQSRRETEVIQETVKEILAESEQTVEVIEMNMKSMEGQNQSVTDTEASFVQNADITDQIRKAITELSEGLAEMMEYKDDAILSIQNVSAISEQTAASAEQVSASSAAQQHELEQVANSTNQVNEIAGELRNVVDRFKLS, encoded by the coding sequence GTGAAGAAGTCAGCAAGTCTTGCAATGAAACTTTCCGGACTAATCATCGGTTTGTTTTTATTGCTGTTTTTAGTTTATTCGATCGTTACCAGTGTTATGTTACATAAGCAAAGCATTCAGGATGCCGAAGAGTTCGCCTTAGAGAGTGCAAACAAAAATGCATTGGTTCTCAGTGCGAAACTGAGTGAAACGAATGAAATGCTGCGGACAACACGCCACATAATAGAATCGCTGCAGGCGGAAGGCGGCATGCAGCCTGACGAAGTCATTCAGATAATTAAGAAAAACCTTCGGAAGAATGAGGATGCAACCGGTATGGCAGCAGTGATCAATCAATCTGCATTTGCCGAAGGAGAAGTGATACCGAAAAATTTGCTCGATGACAATAAGCAATTCATTCCGTATATTTTTAAAGATGACGAAATAATTGGTGTAGAGCCGTTAAGCGGAATGGACGATTCGGAGGCTAACAGCTGGTACACCGTGCCGAAGACAGAAAATCGTTCCATTTTAACGGAGCCTTATTCCTATGAAACAAACGGACAAACCATTCTGATGACGACCATATCCGTTCCGATGACCGATGCTGCAGGAAATTACTTCGGTTTATTAACAACTGATTTATCCATTGAATTCCTGACAGACGTAGTGAAAACGATTCAGCCAAAGGGCGGCTATGCGTCTATCATTACCGACGGCGGATATATTACTGCAAACAGTTTAAAGCCTGAGCTAAATACTACGAATATGGCAGATGCAATCGATTGGCATGCGGCTAAATCCGTTCTCGATCAAGGTGAACTGACAAGCATGTATGTAGATTCCAAAAGCTTGGGGGAAAGCTCATTTAATGCATTCGCACCTATCAATTTAAAGGAAATCAATGAAAAATGGACGGTCCAGACAGTCACACCTAAATCAGTTATTTTAGAAACGTTCAGCGCGATTTTATGGATTACCATTATCTCTGCAATTATCATTATGTTATTAATGTCAGCCGCATCTGCAGCTTTCATCTATCGTCAGCTGAAGCCGCTGAAAACGCTGCAGCAATCTATGGAAACTGCAGCGGAGGGAGACTTGACGATGATGGTGGACGAAGAGCGCATCAGCCGCGATGAAATCGGACTAGTTTCGCTCGCCTATAATAATATGCTGCGCCGGACGAATGAGGCGCTGCAGACAGTTCAGCAGTCATCTGGACAATTAAGTGATTCATCATCTGAAGTAACACATGCCTTCGAAGAATTGGTGGCCGCCAATCAGGAAGTGTCAGTAGCGACAGACGAAATTGCCCAAGGAGCTTCCAAGCAATCTGAAGATACAGAACGCACGAGTCACCGAATTTCAGATCTGGCGGAGCGCATGGATCATTTGCATGAAATGTTCATGACGATGAACCAGTTATCTTTAGACGCGTCAAACTCCGCTGAAAATGGCATGAACGAAGTGAAAAAATTACGTGATCATAACATGGCAGCCAATGATATGAACAAAAAAGTACAGCTTCAAATTCAGACGCTGACAAGTAAAATTTCATCAATTAATCAAGTAATCCAGACACTGCACGACATCACGGCAAACACGAATCTGTTAGCGTTAAATGCCAGTATCGAAGCCGCGCGTGCGGGGGATAGCGGGAAAGGATTTGCGGTCGTAGCCAATGAAGTCCGTCAATTGGCTGAGCAGTCCCGCAGAGAAACGGAAGTCATCCAGGAAACGGTCAAAGAAATTCTTGCCGAATCTGAACAGACGGTAGAGGTCATCGAGATGAATATGAAATCGATGGAAGGCCAAAACCAATCCGTGACTGATACAGAAGCATCCTTTGTTCAGAATGCTGACATTACAGATCAAATCCGCAAAGCAATTACCGAGCTGTCGGAAGGACTGGCTGAAATGATGGAATACAAAGATGATGCAATTTTATCCATTCAAAATGTATCTGCCATTTCAGAGCAAACCGCTGCATCCGCAGAACAAGTCAGCGCATCGTCCGCTGCACAGCAGCACGAGCTTGAACAAGTCGCAAATTCCACAAACCAAGTGAATGAAATTGCCGGGGAATTACGGAACGTAGTCGATCGATTTAAATTATCATAA
- a CDS encoding sodium:proton antiporter: MEEAALISVVSILALGIFSQWLAWKIQWPSIFIMSIAGLLIGPLLGWVNPEVALDELYSPLISLAVAIILFEGSSNLDFREIRDISKSVFRVVTLGAFLAWILGSVTAHFIAGLTWEVSFIIGGLFVVTGPTVIIPLLRNAKLKPRTAAVLKWEGIIVDPAGPLLALFAYEVIKVITNEHLSLHYLLNFFGGAALAAVLGLVMGLLISVMANKGQFPEYLKSPVILAFVLLCFTMAEVIMHETGMLAVTVMGLVLGRSKRYVSSIGNVGHFVENVSVMLTSTVFILLTASLARETIAQIFTLPIIGFVAVMLFVVRPLSIWLSTIGTELVWREKLLIGWIAPRGIVALTVAGYFASTLADDGYEEASLLTALTFALVFITVIAHGFTLGPLAKKLNLASNEPPGVLIVGASSFSISLAKQLKDMNIPVLIVDPSHGRLRPAVESGIDTFTGQILSERSRFSIDLAPYDTILSMTGDASYNALITQSFAPEFGFNNTFSLTAVSNHQMSKSALPISLKAHLLFEEGATFPELNRKINTDYEIGLFEWEGTETDLLFKDIIPETATALFVKKKNNTLVFATLQKKISLDAGDQLVVLKLRPGVPANV, from the coding sequence ATGGAAGAAGCAGCACTCATTAGTGTAGTATCCATTTTGGCTCTAGGAATCTTTTCACAGTGGCTGGCATGGAAGATTCAATGGCCGTCTATTTTCATCATGTCCATCGCAGGCCTGCTGATCGGTCCGCTCCTTGGCTGGGTGAATCCGGAAGTTGCGCTGGACGAGCTGTACAGTCCGCTTATTTCATTGGCAGTTGCTATTATTTTATTTGAAGGCAGTTCCAATCTGGACTTCCGGGAGATACGGGACATATCGAAATCTGTTTTCCGCGTCGTCACATTGGGTGCGTTTTTAGCCTGGATTCTCGGCTCGGTCACCGCACATTTCATTGCCGGACTTACGTGGGAAGTATCGTTCATCATCGGCGGACTGTTCGTAGTGACCGGTCCGACAGTGATTATTCCGCTGTTGCGAAATGCTAAACTGAAGCCCCGAACCGCAGCCGTGCTGAAGTGGGAAGGGATTATTGTAGATCCCGCAGGTCCGCTGCTTGCTCTATTTGCATATGAAGTAATCAAAGTAATCACCAATGAACATCTGTCATTGCATTATTTATTGAATTTCTTCGGCGGTGCTGCACTGGCTGCTGTCCTTGGATTGGTGATGGGATTGCTGATCAGTGTTATGGCAAATAAAGGACAGTTCCCGGAGTACTTGAAATCGCCGGTCATTCTGGCATTCGTCTTGCTGTGCTTTACGATGGCAGAAGTGATTATGCATGAAACAGGAATGCTTGCGGTGACGGTGATGGGTCTTGTGCTCGGACGCTCAAAGCGCTATGTTTCATCCATCGGAAACGTCGGACATTTTGTTGAAAACGTATCTGTCATGCTGACGTCCACGGTCTTTATCCTGCTGACGGCCTCCCTGGCGAGAGAAACGATTGCACAAATTTTCACGCTGCCGATTATCGGTTTCGTGGCGGTGATGCTGTTCGTTGTACGTCCGCTGTCCATTTGGCTTTCAACGATCGGGACCGAACTGGTATGGCGGGAGAAGCTGCTGATCGGCTGGATCGCACCCAGGGGAATTGTGGCTCTGACTGTGGCGGGGTATTTTGCTTCGACACTTGCTGACGACGGTTACGAAGAAGCTTCGCTGCTGACAGCCCTGACATTTGCTCTCGTATTCATTACGGTAATTGCACACGGCTTTACACTCGGCCCGCTTGCGAAAAAGCTGAACTTGGCAAGCAACGAGCCGCCCGGCGTACTCATCGTCGGTGCCAGCAGTTTTTCTATTTCTTTAGCGAAACAATTAAAGGACATGAATATCCCGGTGCTCATTGTCGACCCGTCACATGGACGTCTGCGCCCCGCTGTGGAAAGCGGCATCGACACCTTTACAGGTCAGATCCTGTCGGAACGTTCACGTTTCAGCATCGACTTGGCGCCGTATGACACCATTCTGTCGATGACGGGCGACGCTTCGTATAATGCGCTGATTACGCAGTCGTTTGCGCCAGAGTTCGGTTTTAATAATACGTTCTCGCTGACGGCTGTGTCGAATCATCAGATGAGCAAGTCGGCGCTGCCGATTTCATTGAAGGCTCATCTGTTGTTTGAAGAAGGGGCGACTTTCCCTGAGCTGAACCGGAAGATTAATACGGATTATGAGATTGGTTTGTTTGAGTGGGAAGGCACTGAGACGGATTTGCTGTTTAAGGATATTATCCCGGAGACGGCGACTGCGCTGTTTGTGAAGAAAAAGAATAATACGCTTGTTTTTGCTACGCTGCAGAAGAAGATTTCGCTGGATGCCGGGGATCAGTTGGTGGTACTGAAGTTGAGGCCTGGTGTTCCTGCGAATGTATAG
- a CDS encoding LysR family transcriptional regulator, giving the protein MDQQLLVFITVAERKNFSRAAEELHMTQPAVSQYIRSFEESIGVRLLERTNKYVRLNQAGEIVYHHGKEIVGLYSKMQNLVDDLANKASGPLTIGASYTFGEYVLPHILSKLVADYPSIKPQVTIGNTADIAELVISHQLEVGLIEGHFKEAAPLQNEDFAEDAMYVVTSPSHPLAKEKGRRAITELENDTWLLREEGSGTREAAELFFSQSGFYPKRIMQFSSTQPIKESVEAGLGVSLLSQWAIQKELRYGSLTTLSLKGTPFKRHFSIVTNSPFQTKALQVFIELLKSSEELTVLTGKRTE; this is encoded by the coding sequence ATCGATCAACAACTGTTAGTATTCATTACGGTAGCAGAACGAAAAAACTTCTCAAGGGCAGCCGAGGAGCTGCACATGACTCAGCCCGCCGTCAGCCAGTACATTCGATCGTTTGAAGAATCCATTGGGGTGCGTCTGCTTGAACGCACCAATAAATATGTACGGCTCAACCAAGCCGGAGAAATTGTGTATCACCACGGCAAAGAAATCGTCGGGTTGTATTCCAAGATGCAGAACCTGGTCGATGACTTGGCCAATAAAGCTAGCGGACCTCTCACGATTGGTGCGAGCTACACATTCGGGGAATATGTCCTTCCCCACATTCTGTCTAAGCTAGTCGCCGATTATCCGTCGATCAAGCCGCAAGTGACAATCGGCAATACAGCAGACATCGCAGAGCTGGTCATCAGCCATCAGCTGGAAGTCGGCTTAATCGAAGGGCATTTTAAAGAAGCGGCTCCGCTGCAAAATGAAGATTTCGCAGAAGATGCCATGTATGTCGTGACCTCGCCCAGCCACCCGCTGGCAAAAGAAAAAGGGCGACGGGCAATTACTGAGCTGGAGAATGATACGTGGCTGCTGCGTGAGGAAGGTTCGGGCACACGGGAAGCTGCGGAGCTGTTCTTTTCCCAGTCGGGGTTCTATCCGAAGCGCATCATGCAGTTCAGCAGTACGCAGCCGATTAAAGAGTCTGTCGAGGCGGGTCTCGGCGTAAGTTTGCTGTCGCAGTGGGCCATCCAGAAGGAACTGCGCTACGGCAGTTTAACAACTCTTTCTTTAAAAGGCACACCGTTCAAGCGCCACTTCTCCATCGTGACCAACTCCCCCTTCCAAACAAAGGCGCTGCAGGTCTTTATTGAGTTGCTGAAGAGCAGCGAGGAGCTGACCGTGTTGACCGGGAAGCGTACGGAGTGA
- a CDS encoding YeiH family protein yields the protein MISANITTEQHTPQHPPKWLAWVGGIAFTFLIALLGFFLAKVPGFDHIGQLACAIIIAVAYRQFFGYPEIIRSGIVFSSKRLLRTAIILYGLKLNISTVLSDGLGLLARDVGVIIFAILMTVWLAKVFKADKNISMLLGVGTGVCGAAAIAAVAPIIKAKDEDTAIGVGIIALMGTIFAIGYTILRPILPLDSIEYGMWAGISLHEVAHVALAGAPAGEDGLAIALLAKLGRVFLLVPLCFIFIFLMKRKNKETDESNAKIEFPWFLVGFIVLSILGSYVFGHSIPVSDNVMQGVFTLTTWLLTAAMVGLGLNVSLRDLKDRAMKPLAAMAITSVLLSVIAYFIV from the coding sequence GTGATTTCAGCAAATATTACAACAGAGCAGCATACACCCCAGCATCCGCCTAAGTGGCTGGCCTGGGTCGGTGGTATAGCATTTACATTTCTTATAGCACTTTTAGGATTTTTCTTAGCAAAAGTACCGGGGTTCGATCATATTGGCCAGTTGGCATGCGCGATTATTATCGCAGTCGCATACCGCCAATTTTTCGGCTACCCGGAAATCATCAGAAGCGGAATTGTCTTTTCATCTAAGCGGCTGCTTCGGACGGCAATTATTTTATACGGCTTGAAGCTAAACATCAGCACGGTGTTAAGCGACGGCCTTGGATTACTCGCACGGGATGTCGGTGTCATCATTTTCGCTATTTTGATGACAGTATGGCTGGCAAAAGTATTTAAAGCGGATAAAAATATTTCCATGCTTCTCGGTGTCGGAACTGGTGTCTGCGGTGCAGCAGCTATTGCAGCAGTGGCTCCGATTATTAAAGCGAAAGATGAAGATACGGCGATCGGCGTCGGCATCATCGCATTAATGGGTACTATTTTTGCGATTGGCTATACGATTCTTCGGCCGATTCTTCCGCTGGATTCAATTGAGTATGGAATGTGGGCAGGAATCAGTCTCCACGAAGTGGCACACGTCGCGCTGGCGGGTGCGCCGGCAGGGGAAGACGGTCTGGCGATTGCGTTACTTGCAAAACTCGGCCGGGTCTTTCTGTTAGTTCCACTTTGCTTCATCTTCATTTTCCTGATGAAACGCAAAAACAAAGAAACAGACGAATCCAATGCGAAAATCGAATTTCCGTGGTTCTTGGTAGGATTCATCGTTCTTAGTATCTTAGGAAGCTATGTATTCGGTCATTCTATTCCTGTTTCGGACAACGTAATGCAAGGTGTATTCACACTGACGACATGGTTGCTGACAGCAGCAATGGTGGGGCTTGGACTTAATGTAAGTCTGAGAGATCTTAAAGACCGTGCGATGAAGCCGCTCGCTGCTATGGCGATTACATCGGTATTGCTTTCTGTCATCGCGTATTTTATCGTGTGA